A single window of Candidatus Omnitrophota bacterium DNA harbors:
- a CDS encoding B12-binding domain-containing radical SAM protein, whose protein sequence is MNIKVLLFNLPPLGGDLFPISLGYIAASLAKNNIDSVIAEIDSLTTLTDKSISRFVLKYKPDVVGLSVCQVNIHLAMQLAKLIKMCDPSIVVVLGGPQATFMPGEALGQMPNVDVICKGEGEAVMPALIKCLEKQGDITKVKGIVFRAEDKLYETQSQPLARNLDKFPSPYQTQVFRWSDHTGAAMLTSRGCTYNCNFCYTPKAFKRTIRSHSPGRVLADMDICYKNGIRRFFFADPSFTFDKSRVRRIMRGIIRKRWKTEIWCETRPELVDAQLLKLMAQAGVKYIAYGLESVDPKVNKAINKRIDLRQFEATIKATRAAGIEPEVFTLYGLPKQTRESCLRTLGFLQGLGVKIKGNSAGQQLILFFGTDVLDNPAKYGIRLFKKKKPLYFSAGADFETDWMNMQDIAFVAGKYKAACVKKDPPGKGCISLLGKA, encoded by the coding sequence ATGAATATTAAAGTCCTGCTTTTTAATCTGCCTCCGTTGGGAGGCGATCTTTTTCCCATATCCCTCGGTTATATCGCCGCCAGCCTGGCTAAAAATAATATTGATTCGGTTATCGCCGAAATAGACTCTCTTACCACGCTTACGGATAAATCGATCAGCAGGTTTGTGCTGAAGTATAAGCCGGATGTGGTGGGTTTGTCGGTATGTCAGGTGAATATCCATCTGGCAATGCAATTGGCCAAGTTGATCAAGATGTGCGATCCGTCGATTGTGGTGGTTTTAGGCGGGCCGCAGGCTACTTTTATGCCGGGCGAGGCATTAGGCCAGATGCCTAATGTGGATGTGATCTGCAAGGGCGAAGGAGAGGCGGTAATGCCTGCATTGATCAAATGCCTGGAAAAGCAGGGGGATATCACTAAAGTCAAAGGCATAGTCTTTAGGGCTGAAGATAAACTTTATGAAACGCAATCCCAGCCATTGGCCCGTAATTTGGATAAATTCCCGTCTCCTTATCAGACTCAAGTCTTTCGCTGGAGCGATCATACTGGCGCGGCAATGCTTACTTCCCGCGGCTGTACTTATAACTGTAATTTCTGCTATACCCCGAAGGCTTTTAAACGGACTATCCGTTCGCATTCGCCTGGCCGGGTGCTGGCGGATATGGATATTTGCTATAAAAACGGGATACGCAGGTTTTTCTTCGCTGATCCGTCTTTTACCTTTGATAAGAGCCGGGTCAGACGGATAATGCGCGGGATCATCAGGAAACGCTGGAAGACCGAGATCTGGTGCGAGACGCGCCCGGAGTTAGTGGATGCGCAGCTGTTAAAGCTTATGGCCCAGGCAGGGGTGAAGTATATTGCCTATGGCCTGGAATCAGTGGATCCCAAGGTGAACAAAGCGATCAATAAACGGATCGATCTGCGCCAATTTGAAGCGACTATTAAAGCTACCCGGGCCGCGGGTATTGAGCCCGAGGTTTTTACTTTATACGGCTTGCCGAAACAGACCCGGGAGTCTTGTTTGCGGACCTTGGGCTTTCTGCAGGGGTTGGGGGTGAAGATAAAAGGCAATTCCGCGGGACAACAGTTGATCCTCTTCTTCGGCACGGATGTCCTGGATAACCCGGCTAAATACGGTATCCGGTTGTTTAAAAAGAAGAAGCCGCTTTATTTTTCCGCGGGGGCTGATTTCGAGACTGATTGGATGAATATGCAGGATATCGCTTTTGTGGCCGGGAAATACAAGGCTGCCTGCGTTAAGA
- a CDS encoding ORF6N domain-containing protein, with protein sequence MSGVLSVDLVASRIFSFRGRKVMIDVDLAILYGVSTKRLNEQVKRNRNRFPDDFMFRLTRKEKEELVANCDRFNTLKHSTVFPYVFTEQGVAMLSSVLNSEQAVAVNIQIMRAFVIMRRTGLTYAGLKRKIEEMEQKYDKQFLVVFEAFKKLLDPPPEPKKPPIGFRRD encoded by the coding sequence ATGTCTGGGGTATTGTCAGTTGATCTTGTAGCCTCAAGGATTTTTAGTTTTAGAGGCCGGAAGGTCATGATCGACGTGGATTTAGCGATATTGTACGGGGTGTCAACAAAACGACTTAATGAACAGGTTAAACGTAACCGAAATCGTTTCCCTGATGATTTCATGTTTCGATTAACTAGAAAAGAAAAAGAAGAACTGGTCGCAAATTGCGACCGGTTCAACACGCTTAAACATTCTACCGTGTTTCCATATGTTTTTACCGAACAGGGAGTGGCGATGTTATCGAGTGTTTTGAATAGTGAACAGGCGGTCGCGGTGAATATTCAGATCATGCGCGCATTTGTGATAATGCGTAGGACAGGTTTGACCTATGCAGGGTTAAAACGTAAGATTGAAGAGATGGAACAGAAATATGATAAACAATTCTTAGTTGTATTCGAGGCGTTCAAAAAGCTCCTGGATCCGCCGCCAGAGCCTAAGAAACCGCCGATCGGATTCCGCAGGGATTGA
- the serS gene encoding serine--tRNA ligase translates to MLDIKFIRENQEVVAKALKDRNSKFNLAQILDLDNSRRKILVELEELRAQKNKANDEISALLKEKKDPKERISSMKYIAEKIDRLDAQIKESDVNLNQLLLTIPNIPHTSVPVGAPDKARVERSWGAAPKFDFKPLNHIELCQKLDIVDFARGTKLSGANFLLFKGWGAKLERALINFMLDLHTRKHGYTEIFPPFLVNRKTMTGTGQLPKMEEDMYKLKDDDLYLIPTAEVPVTNIYSDEVLNEEDLPKYLTAYTACFRREAGSYGKDTRGMMRVHQFDKVEMVKFVKPEDSYAELESLVGNAEEVLQALGLPYRVISLATQDISFAASKCYDLEAYASGADKWLEVSSCSNFENFQARRANIRFRRKDTKKMDFVHTLNGSGVALARTVIAILENYQQKDGSILIPECLRSYFDGQERIS, encoded by the coding sequence ATGTTAGACATAAAATTCATCCGGGAAAATCAGGAAGTCGTGGCAAAGGCTTTAAAGGACCGCAATTCCAAATTCAACCTGGCGCAGATATTGGATCTGGATAATTCCCGGCGCAAGATACTGGTTGAGTTGGAGGAATTACGGGCGCAGAAGAACAAGGCCAATGACGAGATCAGCGCCCTGCTTAAGGAAAAGAAGGACCCTAAAGAGCGGATCTCCTCGATGAAATACATCGCTGAAAAGATCGACCGATTGGATGCCCAGATTAAAGAAAGCGACGTGAATCTGAACCAGTTGCTTCTTACCATTCCGAACATCCCGCACACATCTGTTCCTGTAGGCGCTCCGGATAAGGCGCGCGTCGAGCGTTCCTGGGGCGCTGCGCCGAAATTCGACTTCAAGCCTTTAAATCATATAGAGCTCTGCCAGAAACTGGATATCGTGGATTTTGCCAGAGGGACCAAGCTCAGCGGAGCGAATTTCCTGCTCTTCAAAGGCTGGGGCGCTAAGCTGGAGCGGGCTTTGATAAATTTTATGCTCGATCTGCATACCAGGAAGCACGGCTATACTGAAATATTCCCTCCATTCCTGGTCAATCGCAAGACTATGACCGGAACCGGCCAACTGCCCAAGATGGAAGAGGATATGTACAAATTAAAAGACGATGATCTTTACCTGATCCCTACTGCGGAAGTCCCGGTGACCAATATTTACAGCGATGAGGTCTTGAATGAGGAGGATCTGCCTAAATATCTGACCGCCTACACTGCATGTTTTCGCAGGGAGGCTGGCTCTTATGGCAAAGATACCCGGGGAATGATGCGCGTGCACCAGTTCGATAAGGTAGAGATGGTCAAGTTCGTCAAACCCGAGGATTCTTACGCTGAATTGGAATCTCTGGTAGGCAACGCTGAAGAGGTCTTGCAGGCCCTGGGGCTGCCTTACCGGGTAATATCCTTGGCCACCCAGGATATAAGTTTCGCGGCGAGCAAATGTTATGACCTGGAGGCATATGCCTCAGGCGCGGATAAATGGCTGGAGGTATCCAGCTGCTCGAATTTCGAGAATTTTCAGGCCCGCAGGGCGAATATACGTTTTAGAAGAAAAGATACCAAGAAAATGGATTTCGTTCATACACTAAATGGTTCAGGGGTTGCATTGGCCAGGACGGTAATCGCGATCTTGGAGAATTACCAGCAGAAAGACGGGTCGATCCTGATCCCTGAATGCCTAAGGAGCTATTTTGATGGCCAAGAGAGGATTTCTTAA
- a CDS encoding PilZ domain-containing protein yields MSEDQIPTEQRQFPRINVATQVSFAIVMPAYETGSTEDISQGGLCLKVNRVLPLGTVLRLEFDLPGDKPEHIEVLGKVVWQRPDNAAIFSTGIKFLS; encoded by the coding sequence ATGTCTGAAGACCAGATTCCCACGGAGCAAAGGCAGTTCCCCAGGATAAACGTCGCTACCCAAGTAAGCTTTGCGATCGTCATGCCGGCCTATGAAACAGGTTCGACCGAGGATATCAGCCAGGGCGGGTTATGCCTTAAGGTGAATCGGGTATTGCCGCTCGGCACTGTCCTGCGCCTGGAATTCGACCTGCCCGGAGACAAACCCGAACATATCGAAGTATTGGGCAAGGTTGTCTGGCAAAGGCCGGATAACGCGGCCATCTTCTCCACCGGAATAAAATTTCTATCCTGA
- a CDS encoding radical SAM protein, producing the protein MKYIYGPVNSRRIGRSLGVSLTDFKTCNFDCVYCQLGRTRNRYLQRKEYVKIEEIFAEFSSWMECNPDQAKELDYVTLSGTGEPLLNIRIDELIRRIKKATTVPVCVITNSSLLSSSEARQQLLQAELIIPSLDAVTDAIFQAIDRPDPQIKVGDIISGLIELRKEFKGKIWLEVMLIKGMNDSPAHIRRLKEAIDQIKPDKVQLNSPARNTAEAGALKVDDIRLKEIQDLIGPNCEIF; encoded by the coding sequence ATGAAATACATATACGGACCGGTAAATTCGCGCAGGATCGGCAGGTCTTTAGGGGTTTCATTGACTGATTTCAAGACCTGTAATTTCGACTGCGTCTATTGCCAATTAGGCAGGACCAGGAACCGCTACCTGCAGAGGAAGGAATACGTAAAGATCGAAGAGATCTTCGCGGAATTCAGCTCCTGGATGGAGTGTAACCCTGATCAGGCAAAAGAGCTGGATTATGTCACTCTTTCCGGAACAGGGGAGCCGCTGTTGAATATACGGATAGATGAGCTTATCCGCCGGATAAAAAAAGCCACAACTGTTCCGGTATGCGTGATCACTAATTCTTCTTTGTTAAGCTCTTCCGAGGCCCGGCAGCAATTGCTCCAGGCCGAATTAATAATCCCTTCTCTGGACGCGGTAACCGACGCGATATTCCAGGCGATTGACCGGCCTGATCCGCAGATAAAGGTCGGGGATATAATCAGCGGATTGATCGAGCTGAGAAAAGAATTCAAGGGGAAGATCTGGCTGGAGGTAATGTTGATCAAAGGCATGAATGATTCTCCGGCGCATATCCGCAGGCTCAAAGAAGCGATCGATCAGATCAAGCCGGATAAGGTGCAGTTGAATTCTCCGGCGCGCAACACCGCTGAAGCGGGAGCGCTTAAAGTAGATGACATCCGCCTCAAAGAGATTCAGGATCTTATCGGCCCTAACTGCGAGATCTTCTAA
- a CDS encoding glycogen-binding domain-containing protein gives MAKTCSGSKPKVTATVTQFKIYSPKAKKVSVAGCFNNWDPKGLPAKKDTRGNWSVKASLKPGKYEYKFFVDGSWMTDPKAAAVFNSFGTQNSVIEVK, from the coding sequence ATGGCTAAAACGTGTTCCGGGTCAAAACCAAAAGTAACTGCCACGGTTACGCAATTCAAGATTTATTCGCCTAAAGCCAAAAAGGTCTCGGTCGCGGGATGCTTTAACAACTGGGATCCCAAGGGTTTACCGGCTAAAAAGGATACCAGGGGAAATTGGTCGGTCAAGGCCAGTCTTAAGCCCGGGAAATATGAATATAAGTTCTTCGTGGATGGGTCATGGATGACTGATCCCAAAGCGGCTGCGGTTTTTAATTCTTTTGGCACGCAGAATTCGGTGATAGAGGTAAAATAA
- the lpxI gene encoding UDP-2,3-diacylglucosamine diphosphatase LpxI (LpxI, functionally equivalent to LpxH, replaces it in LPS biosynthesis in a minority of bacteria.) translates to MDKIGLIAGNRRFPVIFSEEAKKKGCYIVAAGIRGETSWQLKKYADKFYWVSLSDLSRIIDIFRSEGVKKVIMAGQISPARLFSREVRNSKQIQELLLNITDRKANTIFAAIAKKLESEGLELIDSSTYLQDFMPAKGTLTKRQPDPLEWEDVYFGINLARKVAGLDIGLTVAVRNKAIVGVEALEGTDNLIRRAGRIARSGMIVAKAARPDQDMRFDLPVIGLKTIKTLICAKASCLAIEADKTLFLDMKDSLALADRKGIAIVAV, encoded by the coding sequence ATGGATAAGATAGGATTGATCGCCGGTAACCGGCGGTTCCCGGTAATATTTTCGGAAGAAGCCAAGAAAAAAGGCTGCTATATCGTTGCTGCGGGGATCCGCGGCGAGACCAGCTGGCAGCTGAAGAAATACGCGGATAAGTTTTATTGGGTTTCCTTAAGCGACCTGTCCCGGATAATAGATATCTTCAGATCCGAAGGCGTGAAAAAAGTGATCATGGCCGGGCAGATAAGCCCAGCCAGGCTTTTTAGCAGGGAAGTGCGCAACAGCAAGCAGATACAAGAGCTCCTGCTGAACATAACCGATAGAAAGGCCAACACAATATTCGCCGCTATCGCCAAAAAGCTGGAAAGCGAAGGCTTGGAATTGATCGACTCGAGCACGTACCTGCAGGATTTTATGCCGGCTAAGGGAACGCTCACTAAGAGGCAGCCGGATCCTTTGGAATGGGAGGATGTGTATTTCGGTATAAACCTGGCCAGAAAAGTGGCTGGCCTGGATATCGGGCTTACTGTGGCGGTTAGGAACAAAGCTATAGTCGGCGTAGAGGCCTTAGAAGGTACGGATAACCTTATCCGCAGAGCTGGAAGGATAGCGCGTTCGGGAATGATCGTGGCCAAGGCAGCCAGGCCTGACCAGGATATGCGTTTTGACCTTCCGGTGATCGGGCTTAAGACAATAAAGACGTTGATCTGCGCCAAGGCGTCCTGCCTGGCGATCGAAGCGGATAAAACCCTTTTCTTGGATATGAAAGACTCTCTGGCGCTGGCGGATAGGAAAGGCATCGCGATAGTTGCGGTGTAA
- the lpxA gene encoding acyl-ACP--UDP-N-acetylglucosamine O-acyltransferase — protein sequence MRIHSTAIVSDKASLAADVEVGPYSIIGDNVVIGPGTKIAGHSVIQGNTTIGANCEVFSFAAVGNKPQDLKFKGEKSFLEIGDNNVIREFCTLNPGTGEGGKTVIGNNNLFMAYAHVAHDCCVGNHCVIVNAATLAGHVVVEDYVHISGFGAAHQFVRVGKYSILAGLSKAVQDVPPFSACDGHPARLYGLNMVGLKRYNISRESIKALGHAFKVLFNSGLPLKKAVIRLKEEKDHCAEVAYLLDFIDNSSRGVCRSCRLPKRNEE from the coding sequence ATGAGAATACATTCTACCGCTATAGTTTCGGATAAAGCCAGTCTGGCCGCTGATGTTGAAGTCGGGCCTTACTCGATAATCGGCGATAATGTGGTTATCGGGCCGGGCACTAAGATCGCCGGGCACAGCGTTATCCAGGGCAACACCACTATCGGCGCCAACTGCGAGGTCTTCAGTTTTGCGGCAGTGGGCAACAAGCCCCAGGACCTTAAATTCAAAGGCGAGAAAAGCTTTCTGGAGATAGGGGATAACAATGTCATCCGGGAATTCTGCACCCTGAACCCGGGGACAGGCGAGGGCGGCAAGACCGTCATCGGCAACAATAACCTGTTTATGGCTTATGCCCATGTCGCCCATGACTGTTGTGTAGGCAACCATTGCGTGATCGTTAACGCCGCTACTCTGGCCGGGCATGTTGTGGTCGAGGATTATGTGCATATCAGCGGCTTCGGCGCGGCGCACCAGTTTGTCAGGGTTGGTAAATATTCCATATTGGCCGGGCTTTCCAAGGCGGTCCAGGATGTCCCGCCTTTTTCGGCCTGCGACGGGCATCCGGCGCGGCTGTACGGATTGAATATGGTGGGGTTGAAAAGGTATAATATCTCACGGGAGTCGATCAAGGCCCTGGGCCATGCCTTTAAGGTGCTTTTTAATTCCGGGCTTCCTCTTAAGAAGGCGGTTATCCGGTTAAAAGAAGAAAAGGATCATTGTGCGGAAGTAGCATACCTGCTTGATTTTATCGACAACTCTTCGCGTGGGGTCTGCCGTTCCTGCCGTTTACCTAAAAGAAACGAAGAATAA
- the lpxC gene encoding UDP-3-O-acyl-N-acetylglucosamine deacetylase, with product MEKQRTITKQISIKGTGLHTGNKVNLTFKPAPADNGINFIRVDLANKPAVKVCVENVSSQEGSLRFSHLEKDGVQIYTVEHLLAGLFGLGIDNLDIEIDNSEVCGLDGSSKGFIDTLSAAGICEQEKERKYISVKEPVMVQDAGASIAIFPSDKLKISYTLDYDNHFIKSDFLEIVVGSALFRDDIAPARTFCLEDEVEALKKKGLGKGANYENALVVGKKGVINNELRFEDEFVRHKVLDLLGDLYILGQPLKGHIIALKSGHSLNLKLVKKIAQQRPQTRQPSLTSGQSYSLPDGQTMDIEEIMRILPHRQPFLFVDRILQLDQGRRAVGIKNVTINDYFFKGHFPEKPVMPGVIILETMAQVGGVMLLSQAENRGKIAFFMSINNAKFRKVVIPGDQLVFEVTAVKLRSKTGQVHGQATVDGQVVAEADMMFAFGDS from the coding sequence ATGGAAAAACAACGGACAATAACTAAACAGATAAGTATCAAAGGCACCGGCCTTCATACCGGCAATAAAGTCAACCTTACCTTTAAGCCCGCGCCTGCCGATAACGGGATCAATTTCATCCGCGTGGACCTGGCTAACAAGCCGGCGGTCAAGGTTTGCGTTGAGAACGTCTCTTCGCAGGAAGGAAGCCTGCGTTTCAGCCACCTGGAAAAAGACGGGGTCCAGATCTATACCGTCGAGCATTTGCTGGCCGGGTTATTCGGCTTAGGCATCGATAACCTGGACATTGAGATCGATAACAGCGAGGTCTGCGGGTTGGACGGAAGCAGCAAGGGATTTATCGACACGCTGTCCGCTGCCGGCATCTGCGAGCAGGAAAAAGAACGCAAGTATATCAGCGTCAAGGAGCCGGTAATGGTCCAGGACGCCGGGGCAAGCATCGCGATATTCCCTTCGGATAAATTAAAAATATCTTATACCCTGGATTATGATAATCATTTTATCAAGTCGGATTTCCTGGAGATAGTGGTCGGTTCGGCCCTGTTCAGGGACGATATCGCCCCCGCCCGGACATTCTGCCTTGAGGATGAAGTTGAGGCGCTCAAGAAGAAAGGCCTGGGCAAAGGCGCTAATTATGAGAACGCCCTGGTGGTCGGAAAAAAAGGGGTGATCAATAATGAATTGCGTTTTGAGGATGAATTTGTACGCCACAAGGTGCTTGACCTCCTCGGCGACCTGTATATCCTGGGTCAGCCTTTAAAAGGCCATATCATCGCTTTAAAGAGCGGACATTCCCTTAACCTGAAGCTGGTCAAGAAGATCGCCCAGCAAAGGCCGCAAACCCGGCAGCCGAGTTTGACCTCAGGCCAGAGTTATTCTTTGCCCGACGGCCAGACAATGGATATCGAAGAAATAATGCGGATATTGCCGCATCGCCAGCCGTTCCTGTTTGTGGACCGGATCCTGCAACTGGACCAGGGCAGGCGAGCCGTAGGCATAAAGAACGTCACCATAAACGATTATTTTTTTAAGGGTCATTTTCCGGAGAAGCCGGTTATGCCCGGAGTGATAATTTTGGAAACAATGGCTCAGGTAGGCGGGGTAATGCTTTTGTCCCAGGCGGAGAACCGGGGCAAGATCGCTTTCTTTATGTCCATAAACAACGCTAAATTCCGCAAAGTCGTTATCCCCGGCGATCAGCTGGTTTTTGAGGTCACCGCGGTCAAGTTAAGGTCCAAGACCGGACAGGTCCACGGCCAGGCTACAGTTGACGGACAGGTAGTGGCTGAGGCTGATATGATGTTCGCGTTCGGAGACAGTTGA
- the lpxD gene encoding UDP-3-O-(3-hydroxymyristoyl)glucosamine N-acyltransferase, with translation MSRTLKEIAALVGGEVVGEGSIEIKGISGIQEACEGDITFLANPKYLPFLERTRASAVIVSREVSPGAKPVIRCDNPSLAFTKAVSFILPQEDKHPQGIDPKAVLGKNVKLGIGAAVCACAVIDDEAVIGDRSVIYPGCYVGKHSVVGSDTVIHANVSIRERVSVGNRVIIHSGAVVGSDGFGFVTVNGAHHKIPQVGTVVVEDDVEIGANVTIDRARFDKTVIGKGTKIDNLVHIAHNVSIGANCLIVAQVGISGSTNIGNNVILAGQAGVVGHVTIGDNSIVMAQSGVSKSLPAGSVVWGTPAKPADEAKRINAYVQALPKWHETIKEIKQKIEGLSKSATKTK, from the coding sequence ATGTCAAGGACCCTTAAAGAAATTGCCGCTCTCGTAGGCGGGGAAGTCGTTGGGGAAGGCTCGATAGAGATCAAGGGGATTTCCGGGATACAAGAGGCCTGCGAAGGAGATATCACCTTTTTGGCTAATCCCAAATACTTGCCTTTTCTGGAAAGGACCAGGGCCTCGGCGGTGATCGTTTCCCGGGAAGTAAGCCCCGGGGCAAAGCCGGTTATCCGCTGCGACAATCCCTCATTAGCCTTTACCAAGGCGGTTTCTTTTATCCTGCCGCAGGAGGATAAGCATCCCCAGGGCATCGATCCTAAAGCGGTACTTGGAAAGAACGTCAAGCTGGGCATAGGCGCGGCGGTTTGCGCCTGCGCGGTTATCGACGATGAAGCGGTTATCGGCGATCGCAGCGTGATCTATCCCGGATGTTATGTGGGCAAGCATTCAGTTGTGGGCAGCGACACTGTTATCCACGCCAATGTGAGCATCCGCGAGCGTGTTTCTGTCGGCAACAGGGTGATCATTCACAGCGGCGCGGTCGTAGGCTCCGACGGGTTCGGTTTTGTCACGGTGAACGGGGCGCATCACAAGATCCCCCAGGTAGGAACGGTGGTAGTGGAAGATGACGTGGAGATCGGCGCGAACGTGACCATCGACCGGGCGCGTTTTGACAAGACCGTGATCGGTAAGGGGACCAAGATCGACAATCTGGTGCATATCGCCCATAACGTGTCCATCGGCGCCAACTGCCTGATCGTGGCCCAGGTGGGCATTTCCGGAAGCACTAATATCGGCAACAACGTGATCCTGGCCGGACAGGCCGGGGTAGTGGGGCATGTCACTATCGGCGATAATTCGATAGTTATGGCGCAATCAGGGGTGAGTAAGTCTTTGCCTGCCGGCTCGGTGGTCTGGGGTACTCCGGCCAAGCCCGCGGATGAGGCTAAAAGGATAAACGCCTATGTTCAGGCTTTGCCTAAATGGCACGAAACGATCAAAGAGATCAAACAAAAGATCGAGGGTCTTTCGAAGAGCGCAACCAAAACCAAATAA